The window GCGCTCAGCCGTCCGCTCGAGCTCCAAACGTGGAAGAACGAGATCCCCTACATGTCGTCGCCGTTGACAAAGGAGCACGGGTTCGGGTACATGGACCCGCAGGTCTGGAAAGCGATCAGCGACACGTACTACGGGTTGAAGCAGATCCCGCAGGAAGTGAAGCCGCCGGACGTGATGACGAACGAGATCGTGGAGGCGGCCAAGACGCCGAAAGCCTGACCGCTTTCAACGAGCCTGGCTACGCCGCGGCCGGGGCGCGCAGTTCCGCGCCCCGGCCGCGTGTCATCTCCCGCGGCGGGTCCGCCTACCGGCGCTGCGACCGCTACTTCTCCGGGTTGACCAGGTATGGGATCGCAACCTGCGGCGTCATCACTTCGCCGCCGGCGTCCCCCGGGTCGAAAAACGTGCGCCACCCGGCCCGCTCGAGCGCCGCCTCGATACGCCGAGCGAATTCCTTGGTGGGAACGCGCCAAATCCTCAAGAACCGGTCGGTCTTGTCGTGATGCCCATTATGATTGATACAGTAACCGACCAGTTCGGCGCCCTGATCA of the bacterium genome contains:
- a CDS encoding DUF6616 family protein, whose product is MCYYIEEWKPRHEWLAMTPEDRGKFLYDLSPTLQSVIDQGAELVGYCINHNGHHDKTDRFLRIWRVPTKEFARRIEAALERAGWRTFFDPGDAGGEVMTPQVAIPYLVNPEK